AAAGTCTTGCATGGCGGCACATGTTTGAAACGCTGCATTGGTGGATTTTTCAGGATGATAGTTGGATCCTCCCCAAACATTCTTATTCCGTAAAACTCTTCCCCTACGCGGTTTGGAAGACCGCTAGTATCGTAGTTCTGAGTGCCCTCGCCCTCTGCGTTCTCCTGCAACTTGCCCCGTCCCTCCACCGCTCCCCGAAATCGAAAAAACTTGGAAAGCAAGGACGACAGGAAGGCGCCTGAGAATACTTGCCCTAGCCCGCCACGTCCTGCCCCATCACCAGCGCGTCCACATCAAAGCCGAGCGACCGGGCCTTGTCGGTGAGCATCTTCCACGTCGCGGGCGCCATGGTCGGCGTGCGGCTCAGGATCCACAGATACGAGCGGTCGGGGCCGCAGACCATCGACCACTGGTAGTCCAGGCCTTCCGGCGATTTCTCAGCTGTGCGCTTGTTGTTCTTTCCAGCCAGCGTGATGCCACAGGTTGGGGGTGGAAGGCAATCGGACTGCGGCGCAGATGGGCGTGTGGGCGGTGGGTTCATACAGGATCATCCTGCCTTGGTTTCTGTGCCTTTTTGGCACCTATATTGACCGCAGAGCAGCCGCAGGGCTACGGTACCGGCATGGGTTGTCTAAAGGTATCTCGATCGTATCAAGTTCTCGAGAGCGGTTTTATTTCGAGAGGATTCCTGATTCTCGCCAGCTGCATGTTGGTGTTTGGCTGCGCTCGCCCCGTACAGGTGGGACCCAACCGATACATGGTTAGTCAGACTGGAAATACCGCAATGGAAGCCGCGGAATGGGCAATTGCCTGGGCACAAAGCGAGTGTGAAAGTCAGGGCTTGGAAGCCCGTATGATTGATCGAGAACAGAGTGGGCTAGGTCGAGGCTGGGGACTAGGTACCAATTCGAACTCGGAGGTCTCCGTGGAGTACGAGTGCGTCGAACCGGGCACGCCTCTTCCCCTCGACCCTGCGGCACCCACGGCCAACAAGCCCCCCGAAGAACGGCTTCTGGACCTTGCAAATCTTAAGGAGCGGGGGGCGATCACCCAGTCGGAGTTCGATGCGCTTAAAGCGGAGATTCTCCGCAATGCAACCAGCGACTGACTCGCCTCTGGCACAGCCTCTGTCGCGGTTCGAGCAGCGTGGCTGCGACCATGGAGTAGGTTTCCGCAGGCATGGCCGGGTTTCTGGGGGTTTTCTGCACTCGTATTGACCGCCGAGCAGCCGCGGGGCTACGGTACCGGCATGCGCTCCAGA
The Candidatus Binatia bacterium genome window above contains:
- a CDS encoding lipocalin family protein, which encodes MNPPPTRPSAPQSDCLPPPTCGITLAGKNNKRTAEKSPEGLDYQWSMVCGPDRSYLWILSRTPTMAPATWKMLTDKARSLGFDVDALVMGQDVAG
- a CDS encoding SHOCT domain-containing protein; this translates as MIDREQSGLGRGWGLGTNSNSEVSVEYECVEPGTPLPLDPAAPTANKPPEERLLDLANLKERGAITQSEFDALKAEILRNATSD